From Desulfuromonas sp. KJ2020, one genomic window encodes:
- a CDS encoding ATP-binding protein yields MSKKRSDKFSLHPDGTRIAAKIAMIYLAFGTFWILLSDHILALLATDFFRFSRLQTYKGAIYVVLTSFFLFGLVLYYIRNLRQQEEALRQVVQGVAEFTGPAFFTTLVKHLASALGVDYAFIGRLDPQDASRIVTLAFFNQGKISDNFHYELKDSPCAMVLEGEICFHPQRVQELFPQDKGLRDLNVESYLGIPMRDSNGKPFGLIAVMHRQPLPNGPMAESLLRIFATRVATEIQRQKAEEDLLTQSQQMRTIFDSVNTMIYVADLESYELLYLNEYGERIAGKNWQGKTCFEALQNGKGGPCEFCTNTRLVKDGQPQEPCRWEFQNTRNGRWYQCIDQAIRWTDGRLVRLEIALDITERLEMEQLKDQLLSAVSHEMHTPLTAVLGYSEFLMDNEVPREEQREYLGIIHQEGERLDTLINNFLQLQRAQSRQHSVPAPVKSIAIDPLLRKTLRPFTSGVQKHHFQVDCPNNLPPLLANPEGIQQILENLLSNAVKYTPEVGTITLAAREKGEEIILSITDPGIGISIEEQEHIFERFYRVDNSDRRQTSGAGLGLALVKELVREGGGRLWVESTLGQGSTFYVAFPAAQGGAQGT; encoded by the coding sequence ATGTCGAAAAAAAGATCGGACAAGTTTTCGCTCCACCCTGACGGCACCCGCATTGCGGCCAAGATCGCCATGATTTACCTGGCTTTCGGCACTTTCTGGATTCTTCTGTCCGACCACATCCTGGCCCTTCTTGCCACCGATTTTTTTCGTTTTTCGCGACTGCAGACCTACAAAGGCGCCATCTATGTCGTCCTCACCTCCTTCTTTCTCTTTGGCCTGGTGCTGTATTACATCCGGAATCTGCGCCAGCAGGAGGAAGCCCTGCGGCAAGTCGTTCAGGGGGTGGCGGAATTTACGGGGCCAGCCTTTTTCACGACCCTGGTCAAACACCTCGCCAGCGCCCTCGGGGTCGATTACGCCTTCATCGGCCGCCTGGACCCGCAGGATGCCTCCCGCATCGTTACTCTCGCCTTTTTCAACCAGGGAAAAATCTCGGACAACTTCCACTATGAGCTCAAAGACAGTCCCTGCGCTATGGTCCTTGAGGGGGAGATATGCTTTCATCCTCAAAGAGTGCAGGAGCTCTTTCCCCAGGACAAAGGGTTGCGAGACCTGAACGTGGAAAGTTATCTGGGCATTCCCATGCGTGACAGCAACGGTAAACCGTTTGGACTGATCGCCGTGATGCACCGTCAGCCCCTGCCCAACGGCCCCATGGCGGAATCTCTCCTGCGCATTTTTGCGACCCGGGTCGCCACCGAAATTCAACGGCAGAAGGCCGAAGAGGACCTGCTGACACAGTCTCAGCAGATGCGAACGATTTTTGATTCGGTGAACACCATGATTTACGTGGCCGACCTCGAAAGCTACGAGCTCCTCTATCTTAACGAATACGGCGAAAGGATTGCCGGCAAGAACTGGCAGGGGAAAACCTGCTTCGAAGCCCTGCAGAATGGGAAAGGGGGCCCCTGTGAGTTCTGCACCAACACGCGCCTGGTCAAAGACGGCCAGCCGCAGGAACCCTGCCGCTGGGAGTTTCAGAACACCCGCAATGGCCGGTGGTATCAGTGCATCGACCAGGCCATCCGCTGGACTGACGGTCGACTGGTCCGGCTGGAAATCGCCCTGGACATCACCGAGCGACTGGAGATGGAGCAACTCAAAGATCAGCTGCTCTCCGCCGTCAGCCATGAAATGCACACCCCCCTGACGGCCGTGCTGGGCTATTCAGAGTTTCTCATGGACAATGAGGTTCCCCGTGAGGAGCAGCGGGAATACCTGGGCATCATCCACCAGGAAGGGGAGCGCCTCGATACATTGATCAACAATTTTCTGCAACTTCAGCGGGCCCAGTCCCGCCAGCACAGCGTTCCCGCTCCCGTCAAATCCATTGCCATCGACCCATTGCTGCGCAAAACCCTGCGCCCCTTCACCTCGGGCGTCCAGAAGCACCACTTTCAGGTCGACTGTCCGAACAATCTCCCGCCTCTGCTGGCTAATCCCGAGGGGATACAGCAGATTCTGGAAAACCTGCTGTCCAACGCCGTCAAGTATACGCCCGAGGTCGGGACAATCACCCTGGCTGCCCGTGAAAAGGGGGAGGAGATCATTCTCAGCATCACCGACCCCGGCATCGGCATTTCAATCGAGGAACAGGAACATATCTTCGAACGCTTCTACCGCGTCGACAACAGTGACCGCCGCCAGACCAGCGGGGCAGGCCTCGGTTTGGCGCTGGTCAAAGAGCTGGTACGCGAAGGAGGCGGCAGGCTGTGGGTTGAAAGCACCCTGGGCCAAGGCAGTACCTTCTACGTCGCTTTCCCCGCCGCTCAAGGCGGGGCCCAAGGCACCTGA
- a CDS encoding RluA family pseudouridine synthase yields the protein MPEWIVTAQENGLPPLHILQQRVPAAPIGFLRQLLRKGEILRRHPALSPDAPLSTGDRLVLPDSQRLGRLLEQPPEKPVDILYENDQLLVVFKPAGLAVHRGVGHEEDNLVWRIERLLKRRKAPYQARPIHRLDVETSGPVLFGKGKKAASALGKLFMAGKVQKHYLALVAGQLAAEGALTSPVPAKGKLKESVTSFCRLAGDTHYSLLDLELHSGRTHQIRRQLVDAGHPLAGDRRYGGPSLPGLSRLFLHCHRLILPSPAGDSVIAIDSPLPEELEHALKTLDLRWPESVNSTGTKPRVAAG from the coding sequence ATGCCAGAGTGGATTGTCACAGCCCAGGAGAACGGCCTGCCGCCGCTGCATATTTTGCAGCAGCGTGTTCCGGCAGCCCCCATAGGATTTTTGCGCCAACTGCTGCGCAAAGGGGAGATATTGCGTCGGCACCCGGCCCTTAGCCCGGACGCGCCCCTGAGCACCGGCGATCGTCTGGTGCTGCCCGACAGCCAGCGACTGGGCCGCCTGCTGGAGCAACCGCCGGAAAAGCCGGTGGACATTCTCTACGAAAACGACCAGCTTCTGGTGGTTTTCAAGCCGGCGGGACTGGCCGTGCACCGGGGTGTCGGCCATGAGGAGGACAACCTGGTCTGGCGCATTGAGCGTCTGCTGAAAAGACGCAAAGCCCCCTACCAGGCGCGGCCCATACACCGGCTTGATGTGGAAACTTCCGGCCCCGTGCTCTTTGGCAAGGGGAAAAAGGCCGCCTCCGCGCTAGGGAAGCTCTTCATGGCCGGCAAGGTCCAGAAGCATTACCTGGCGTTGGTGGCGGGACAACTTGCGGCCGAAGGGGCACTGACCTCTCCCGTTCCAGCTAAGGGGAAACTCAAGGAGTCTGTAACATCCTTTTGCCGACTCGCCGGCGACACTCATTACTCCCTGCTGGACCTCGAACTTCACAGCGGCCGCACCCACCAGATCCGCCGGCAACTGGTTGATGCCGGACATCCTCTGGCCGGTGACCGACGCTACGGCGGACCTTCGCTGCCGGGCCTGTCCAGACTCTTTTTGCACTGCCACCGCTTGATACTGCCCTCGCCCGCCGGGGATTCTGTTATCGCCATCGATTCCCCTCTGCCGGAGGAGTTAGAGCACGCCTTGAAGACCTTGGACCTTCGCTGGCCGGAATCCGTCAACAGCACCGGCACCAAGCCCCGGGTAGCAGCCGGGTAG
- the smc gene encoding chromosome segregation protein SMC: MQIKRVDILGFKSFVDKVSLDFNDGVTAILGPNGCGKSNVVDAIRWAMGEQNAKNLRGRSMEDIIFGGSESRKPHGMAEVSMVFSNADGLAPAAFKDYAEIMVTRRLYRNGDSEYLLNKTPCRLMDITELFMDTGVGARAYSIIEQGKIGMILNSKPEDRRFLIEEAAGVTKYKSRKKSALRKIEATRQNLLRLGDIVSEVRRQLGSLKRQAQKAQKFRECREELKALETGLALQRYQTLKKEIDSRQQEEHEQSRVLESFKGQVEQGELTLEELRLRHVTVEKEVAEGQEKVFHLTSEIQRVEGQIGFGGKEMENLLRQQERQAAEVQEVRRRLEEVATEQDSLLQNGSLLGADLQQEKQNLAAAEAEAEELGFAEQSVAARLEETRSDLFALLTQLSQLSHVHEDARRRLQSLEERTGRNRQEAVTLMEQQEQAQTLIAELESALQGFLRKKDVLLEEQVVSQETLRSLKGRLEENENRLLVQREELNRHRSRLESLQELERNLEGYEGGVKALLKNPEMRQRFGDVVAEILEVSAEFERAVEAVLGDRLQAVLADRGDDVVAALDFLREAGGRCTFLLPARSPAPALSVAGGRPLLSLMTVAPGAAARVESLLQGVFLVESLQPWLGKPLDPGVTLVTREGDILTFRGELQGGSSKAMDEGLLHKKREIKELVDVVAQAEASVEKGHQERIDLREQLAREEENLRDIGAALHRKEIKVVDNEKDLNRLKQDLSRLTERVEVLSLEEDQLHEERESLERQQNEAHELHLAKEQEKAVLEESLAELQEELQVRKRALEDSREKVTALKVVVTSLREREESSRKSRERLEALQRELQGRLALLNSQREEAEEERARLELESGRLRTELEILFRKREEEKKGFDRLKERFDESARHTEEHEDVLKGIRSRLNDLRETLSSLQLKTRELDMEAEHLREGVLDRYRLDLAEMEVPDKDLADSEAMQSRAAELRRMIDDMGEVNLTAIEEYQELEERFTFLTRQQDDLKTSLEGLQMAISKINRTTRKRFRETFDLVNAKFQEVFPRLFRGGKAELALTDEEDLLETGIDIIVQPPGKRLQSVNLLSGGEKALTAVALIFSIFLIKPSPFCMLDEVDAPLDDANIGRFNDMVRQMATVSQFIIITHNKRTMEIADTLYGVTMEEPGVSKLVSVRFNELEG, encoded by the coding sequence ATGCAAATCAAGCGGGTTGATATCCTTGGATTTAAATCCTTCGTTGACAAGGTCTCTCTTGACTTCAACGATGGGGTTACGGCCATCCTGGGGCCTAACGGCTGCGGAAAGAGCAATGTGGTCGATGCCATCCGCTGGGCCATGGGGGAGCAGAACGCCAAGAATCTTCGGGGCCGGTCCATGGAGGACATCATTTTTGGCGGCAGCGAATCCCGCAAGCCCCATGGCATGGCTGAAGTCTCCATGGTTTTTTCCAATGCCGACGGCCTGGCCCCCGCCGCCTTTAAGGACTATGCGGAGATCATGGTCACCCGCCGGCTGTACCGCAACGGTGACAGCGAATATCTTCTCAACAAAACCCCCTGTCGTCTCATGGACATCACCGAGCTGTTCATGGATACCGGCGTCGGCGCCCGCGCCTATTCCATCATCGAGCAGGGCAAAATCGGCATGATCCTCAATTCCAAGCCGGAGGATCGCCGATTTCTCATTGAAGAAGCGGCCGGGGTAACCAAATACAAGTCGCGCAAAAAGTCGGCCTTGCGCAAGATTGAGGCGACCAGGCAGAACCTGCTCCGGCTTGGCGATATCGTTTCAGAGGTTCGGCGTCAGCTGGGTAGTCTCAAGCGTCAGGCCCAGAAGGCCCAGAAATTCAGGGAATGCCGTGAGGAGCTCAAGGCCCTCGAGACGGGGCTGGCCCTGCAGCGGTATCAGACCCTGAAGAAAGAGATCGACTCTCGGCAGCAGGAAGAACACGAACAGTCCCGGGTGCTGGAAAGCTTCAAGGGGCAGGTTGAGCAGGGGGAACTCACCCTTGAAGAGTTGCGCCTGCGTCATGTAACTGTCGAAAAAGAGGTGGCCGAGGGGCAGGAGAAAGTTTTTCACCTGACTTCGGAGATTCAGCGGGTAGAGGGGCAGATCGGCTTTGGCGGCAAGGAGATGGAAAATCTGCTGCGTCAGCAGGAACGTCAGGCCGCCGAGGTGCAGGAGGTGCGCCGGCGTCTCGAAGAGGTGGCCACGGAGCAGGATTCTCTGCTTCAGAACGGGTCTCTGCTGGGCGCCGACCTTCAGCAGGAAAAGCAAAACCTGGCTGCGGCCGAGGCCGAGGCCGAAGAGTTGGGTTTTGCCGAACAGAGTGTCGCCGCCCGCCTGGAAGAGACGCGGTCCGATCTCTTCGCCCTGCTCACGCAACTGTCCCAATTGAGTCACGTGCATGAGGACGCCCGTCGTCGGCTGCAGTCCCTTGAGGAGAGAACAGGTCGCAATCGTCAGGAAGCCGTTACCCTCATGGAACAGCAGGAACAGGCCCAGACCCTGATCGCAGAGCTTGAGTCAGCTCTGCAGGGTTTTCTGCGTAAAAAGGACGTTCTTCTCGAAGAGCAGGTTGTCTCTCAGGAAACTCTGCGCAGCCTCAAGGGACGACTGGAAGAAAATGAAAATCGCCTGCTGGTCCAGCGAGAAGAACTCAATCGACACCGTTCCCGCCTTGAATCCTTGCAAGAACTCGAACGCAACCTGGAAGGCTATGAAGGGGGCGTTAAGGCCCTGTTGAAAAACCCCGAAATGCGCCAGCGCTTTGGTGACGTGGTGGCGGAGATTCTGGAGGTGTCGGCGGAGTTTGAGCGGGCGGTGGAAGCCGTCCTCGGAGACCGCTTGCAGGCGGTGCTGGCCGACCGCGGGGACGATGTCGTGGCCGCCCTCGACTTTCTGCGCGAAGCCGGTGGCCGTTGCACTTTTCTGCTGCCGGCCCGTTCTCCCGCTCCGGCGCTTTCCGTGGCGGGTGGGCGGCCCCTTCTTTCCCTGATGACGGTGGCGCCCGGGGCTGCCGCTCGGGTTGAATCCCTCCTGCAGGGTGTTTTTCTGGTGGAAAGCCTGCAGCCCTGGCTGGGAAAGCCTCTCGATCCCGGGGTCACGCTGGTGACGAGGGAGGGGGATATCCTGACCTTCCGGGGCGAACTGCAGGGTGGCTCCAGTAAGGCCATGGACGAGGGATTGCTGCACAAGAAGCGGGAAATAAAAGAGCTGGTCGATGTCGTGGCGCAGGCGGAAGCCAGCGTAGAAAAAGGGCACCAGGAGCGAATCGATCTGCGTGAACAGCTCGCGCGCGAGGAAGAAAATCTGCGGGATATCGGCGCCGCTCTGCATCGCAAGGAGATCAAAGTCGTCGACAACGAAAAGGATTTAAACCGTCTCAAGCAGGATCTTTCCCGTCTGACTGAGCGCGTCGAAGTGCTGAGTCTCGAAGAAGATCAACTTCACGAAGAGCGCGAAAGTCTTGAAAGGCAGCAGAACGAAGCCCATGAACTGCACTTGGCGAAAGAACAGGAAAAGGCGGTTCTGGAGGAGTCCCTGGCCGAGCTGCAGGAAGAACTCCAGGTGCGAAAGCGTGCCCTGGAGGATAGTCGTGAAAAAGTGACTGCGTTGAAAGTGGTGGTCACCAGTCTGCGGGAGCGGGAGGAAAGTTCGCGTAAAAGCCGGGAACGGCTTGAGGCTCTTCAGAGGGAGTTGCAGGGAAGACTGGCTCTACTGAACAGTCAACGGGAAGAGGCGGAAGAGGAGAGGGCTCGACTGGAGCTGGAAAGCGGCCGGCTGAGAACCGAGCTGGAAATCCTTTTCCGCAAACGGGAAGAAGAGAAAAAGGGTTTTGACCGCCTAAAGGAACGCTTCGACGAAAGTGCCCGACACACTGAAGAACATGAAGATGTTCTCAAGGGCATCCGTTCTCGCCTGAACGATCTGCGTGAGACGCTGTCAAGCCTGCAGCTCAAGACCAGGGAACTGGATATGGAGGCGGAGCATCTGCGCGAAGGGGTTCTGGACCGTTACCGTCTTGATTTGGCTGAAATGGAGGTTCCGGACAAGGATCTCGCCGACAGCGAAGCCATGCAGTCCCGGGCCGCCGAGTTGCGGCGCATGATCGACGACATGGGGGAAGTTAATCTGACCGCCATCGAGGAATACCAGGAACTGGAGGAACGTTTTACCTTTTTGACCCGCCAACAGGATGATCTGAAAACGTCGCTGGAAGGGTTGCAGATGGCCATCAGCAAGATCAACCGAACGACCCGCAAGCGTTTCCGCGAGACCTTTGATCTGGTGAATGCCAAATTTCAGGAGGTCTTCCCTCGACTCTTTCGGGGCGGTAAAGCCGAACTGGCCCTGACGGACGAGGAAGACCTGCTCGAAACGGGAATCGACATCATTGTGCAGCCGCCGGGAAAGCGCCTGCAGAGTGTCAACCTCCTGTCGGGAGGTGAAAAGGCCCTGACCGCCGTCGCCCTGATCTTTTCCATTTTTCTTATCAAACCCTCGCCTTTTTGTATGCTGGATGAGGTTGACGCACCTCTCGATGACGCCAATATCGGCCGCTTCAACGATATGGTGCGCCAAATGGCGACGGTTTCCCAATTTATAATCATTACCCACAACAAGCGGACGATGGAGATTGCCGATACCCTGTACGGAGTCACCATGGAGGAGCCAGGCGTATCCAAGCTGGTGTCGGTCCGCTTCAACGAATTGGAGGGGTGA
- a CDS encoding roadblock/LC7 domain-containing protein encodes MPFKKELTELMDRVPGVLGAIIADWEGEAVDQVARMDEYDLKLHGAHGGVILNNMREIMSRLKADDLQEIVMTAETMQTLLIPVTTEYFLVVALERAGSLGLALHAARRCADRVRMDIL; translated from the coding sequence GTGCCTTTCAAGAAAGAATTGACCGAATTGATGGACCGGGTCCCGGGGGTTCTGGGAGCAATCATTGCCGACTGGGAAGGTGAGGCTGTCGACCAGGTGGCCCGGATGGATGAGTACGATCTGAAGCTTCACGGGGCGCATGGTGGCGTCATTCTCAACAATATGCGTGAGATCATGAGCCGCCTGAAGGCTGATGATTTGCAGGAAATCGTGATGACGGCAGAGACCATGCAAACCCTGTTGATCCCGGTAACGACCGAGTATTTTCTGGTGGTTGCTCTGGAGCGGGCCGGATCTCTCGGCCTGGCCCTCCACGCCGCCCGTCGCTGTGCCGACAGGGTTCGAATGGATATCCTCTAG
- the ftsY gene encoding signal recognition particle-docking protein FtsY has translation MKEAILVWINQLAELLVKIGIPEEHSVMGALGTLYFLLTLLVLLIVVLMLRKRTRKTALPAEEEKTEHVAVESVVEPEGEEAAAEAGEEEGGEEDLGEPAPPTEVPVSSVEPPEESAARLIKVSEARPEPLPETPQSLIERMRKGLAKTQSAVLGRIDSLLKSHKGEDAELLEELEEILISADFGMKTTMELTAAIEKRLAKGGAPRHEAVRDVLREEIRQRLRLEAAPLDFSTTSPYVIMVVGVNGVGKTTTIGKLAKQLTSQGKRVVLGAGDTFRAAAAQQLSVWGERAGAEVIRHDEGADPAAVAFDAIKAAIARKADVLILDTAGRLHTKVNLMEEMKKIRRVLHRELPGAPQETLLVLDATTGQNALVQARLFKEAVEVSGIALTKLDGTAKGGMVVAIGSELDLPVRFVGIGEGVDDLRTFDPDLFVEALFQRN, from the coding sequence TTGAAAGAAGCAATACTCGTATGGATCAATCAACTCGCTGAGTTGTTGGTAAAAATAGGAATTCCCGAGGAACACAGCGTCATGGGGGCCCTTGGAACCCTGTATTTTCTGCTGACCTTGCTGGTTCTGCTCATTGTCGTCTTGATGTTGAGGAAACGTACCAGAAAAACAGCCCTTCCCGCCGAAGAAGAAAAAACGGAACACGTGGCGGTCGAGTCTGTAGTCGAGCCGGAAGGGGAAGAGGCGGCGGCGGAAGCCGGAGAAGAGGAAGGGGGCGAGGAAGACCTTGGTGAGCCTGCGCCGCCCACGGAGGTGCCCGTGTCTTCCGTTGAGCCACCTGAGGAATCTGCGGCTAGGCTCATCAAAGTTTCTGAGGCCCGACCCGAGCCTTTACCCGAGACGCCTCAAAGTCTTATCGAGCGTATGCGTAAGGGACTGGCCAAGACCCAGTCGGCGGTTCTGGGGCGGATCGATTCACTGTTGAAATCCCATAAAGGCGAAGATGCCGAACTGCTGGAAGAGCTGGAAGAAATCCTGATTTCAGCTGATTTCGGCATGAAAACCACGATGGAGCTGACGGCTGCCATCGAAAAACGTCTGGCAAAGGGGGGGGCTCCCCGTCATGAAGCGGTTCGTGATGTCCTGCGGGAAGAAATAAGACAGCGGCTGCGTCTGGAGGCGGCTCCTCTCGATTTTTCCACCACATCGCCCTATGTCATCATGGTGGTAGGTGTCAACGGTGTGGGTAAGACCACGACCATCGGCAAATTGGCGAAGCAGCTGACCTCGCAAGGCAAACGGGTTGTTCTTGGCGCCGGGGACACCTTCCGGGCCGCCGCGGCGCAGCAGCTGTCGGTTTGGGGCGAGCGGGCCGGAGCTGAAGTGATTCGGCATGATGAAGGGGCCGATCCTGCTGCCGTAGCCTTTGACGCCATCAAGGCTGCTATAGCCCGTAAAGCTGATGTCCTTATCCTTGACACGGCGGGAAGGCTCCATACGAAAGTGAACCTGATGGAAGAGATGAAGAAAATCCGCCGCGTCCTCCATCGAGAGCTCCCTGGAGCACCGCAGGAAACCCTGCTCGTTCTCGATGCAACCACCGGACAAAATGCTCTGGTTCAGGCCCGGCTGTTCAAGGAGGCTGTCGAAGTTTCCGGCATCGCCCTGACCAAGCTGGACGGTACGGCCAAGGGCGGTATGGTTGTGGCTATCGGCAGCGAGCTGGATTTGCCTGTTCGTTTCGTGGGTATAGGCGAAGGCGTGGACGACCTCCGCACATTTGATCCCGACCTTTTTGTTGAGGCTCTTTTCCAGCGAAACTGA
- a CDS encoding cell division protein ZapB — MDLDVVFRLEEKLDDLLTQHHDLLDECRRLRAEKEAFLRERDRVRSELDRILEKLDRVDREIS, encoded by the coding sequence ATGGATCTGGATGTCGTTTTCCGGCTTGAAGAAAAACTCGATGACCTGTTGACGCAACATCACGATCTGCTGGATGAATGTAGACGACTCCGGGCCGAGAAAGAAGCCTTCCTCAGAGAACGCGACAGGGTTCGATCCGAACTGGACAGGATATTGGAAAAACTCGACCGCGTTGATCGGGAGATCTCTTGA
- a CDS encoding cell division protein ZapA gives MKEAVQVTILGQQYTVKSDSGAADVHRVAAFVNDQLSHVARGKKTVDTLNSVILALMNLAGTHLQLLDEHTEAEKRLFRLLEKLEEEAVDRS, from the coding sequence TTGAAAGAGGCTGTCCAGGTAACGATCCTGGGACAACAGTATACGGTCAAAAGTGATTCCGGTGCCGCGGATGTGCATCGGGTGGCTGCTTTCGTCAATGACCAGTTGTCCCACGTGGCCCGAGGAAAAAAGACGGTCGACACCCTGAATTCAGTCATCCTTGCTCTTATGAATCTGGCTGGAACGCATCTGCAACTGCTGGATGAACACACTGAGGCGGAAAAACGCCTGTTCCGCCTGCTGGAAAAGCTGGAAGAAGAGGCGGTTGACAGGAGCTGA
- a CDS encoding 5-formyltetrahydrofolate cyclo-ligase — MPKQSIRERMLAKRRHLAPATCFSRSLLAQRRLLQTPEFQSARTVGLYSPIMNEVFTETLFEVARSEGKKILYPRVGSDSLEFVVVADRSELAHGRFGVLEPVGEIVLAATDIDFLVIPGVAFDLSGFRLGYGKGYYDRALAHQVGRGVLAGLCFDFQVLERLPAELHDIQLDLVLTESRTVNTGKQTAFRH; from the coding sequence ATGCCAAAACAATCCATCCGGGAAAGGATGCTGGCAAAACGTCGGCATCTGGCTCCTGCCACCTGCTTCAGTAGAAGTCTGCTGGCGCAACGTCGGCTTCTGCAAACGCCTGAATTTCAGTCTGCCCGCACCGTGGGACTCTACAGTCCCATCATGAATGAAGTTTTTACCGAGACCCTTTTTGAGGTCGCTCGGAGCGAGGGAAAGAAGATTCTTTATCCGAGAGTGGGTAGCGATTCGCTAGAGTTTGTCGTGGTGGCGGACCGAAGCGAGTTGGCGCATGGCCGCTTCGGTGTGCTTGAGCCAGTCGGCGAGATTGTTCTCGCGGCCACCGATATCGATTTCCTGGTGATTCCCGGTGTGGCTTTTGATTTGTCGGGATTCAGGCTGGGCTACGGCAAGGGGTATTATGATCGGGCTCTGGCCCATCAGGTCGGACGGGGAGTGCTGGCTGGGCTTTGCTTTGATTTTCAGGTTCTGGAGCGGCTGCCTGCCGAGTTGCATGACATTCAGCTGGATCTTGTGCTGACGGAGAGTCGGACGGTTAATACAGGTAAACAAACAGCCTTCAGGCATTAA
- the rny gene encoding ribonuclease Y: MQIDIFLLLVLLAACGAAGYVIGTLIQRKMADSRVANAEKASEQIVEEAKKEADTIRKEAIIQAKDAVFQAKSEWENEARELRRELQSQEKRFLQKEENLDRRAIQLDSREEELLKSERSVLQREERLAGKEKDIDRLVAEQKQQLEQISGLSSEEAKRQLMEAMESEARHDAAKRIKQIEEEAKEAADKKAKEILALAIQRYAGDFVAEKTVSVVPLPSDEMKGRIIGREGRNIRAIEAATGIDLIIDDTPEAVIISGFNPVRREVARLSLERLIGDGRIHPARIEEVVNKATQDVDEAIREAGEQATFDVGVHGIHPEIIKLIGRLRYRTSYGQNVLQHSLEVAFLCGIMAAELGINVKQAKRAGLLHDIGKAVDHEIEGSHAVIGADLARKYGESPKIVHAIAAHHEDEKPETILAVLVQAADALSGARPGARREMLETYVKRLADLERIGTSFQGVTSCYAIQAGREIRVMVSSEEVSDAQSYVVARDIARKIEAEMTYPGQIKVNVIRETRATEYAK, encoded by the coding sequence TTGCAGATAGATATCTTTTTATTGTTGGTATTGCTGGCGGCCTGTGGCGCGGCCGGCTACGTCATCGGAACGCTGATTCAGAGGAAGATGGCCGATTCTCGAGTCGCCAATGCTGAAAAAGCCTCGGAACAGATTGTCGAAGAAGCGAAAAAAGAAGCGGACACCATCCGTAAAGAAGCGATCATCCAGGCCAAGGATGCCGTTTTTCAGGCGAAATCCGAGTGGGAGAATGAAGCCCGGGAACTGCGGCGAGAGTTGCAGTCCCAGGAGAAGCGCTTCTTGCAGAAAGAGGAAAATCTTGATCGCCGCGCCATTCAGCTGGACAGCCGTGAAGAGGAGTTGCTCAAAAGTGAGCGTTCCGTGCTGCAGCGAGAGGAGCGCTTGGCCGGCAAAGAGAAGGATATTGACCGGTTGGTCGCGGAACAGAAGCAGCAGTTGGAGCAGATCTCCGGGTTGAGCTCCGAAGAAGCGAAACGTCAGTTGATGGAAGCCATGGAAAGCGAGGCTCGTCACGATGCAGCCAAAAGGATCAAGCAGATTGAAGAGGAAGCCAAGGAGGCCGCCGACAAGAAGGCCAAGGAGATCCTTGCTCTTGCCATCCAACGCTACGCCGGAGACTTTGTGGCTGAAAAGACCGTCAGTGTGGTGCCGCTGCCTTCTGATGAGATGAAGGGGCGGATCATCGGTCGGGAAGGGCGCAATATCCGGGCCATCGAGGCCGCCACGGGTATCGATCTGATCATTGACGATACGCCCGAGGCCGTTATTATTTCCGGCTTCAATCCGGTCCGCCGCGAGGTGGCCAGGCTTTCTCTTGAGCGCCTTATCGGAGATGGCCGCATTCATCCGGCTCGCATCGAGGAGGTTGTCAACAAGGCCACTCAGGACGTCGATGAAGCGATTCGTGAGGCGGGAGAACAGGCCACCTTTGACGTCGGTGTGCACGGCATTCATCCGGAAATCATCAAGTTGATCGGACGCCTGCGCTACCGCACCTCTTATGGACAGAATGTGCTGCAGCACTCTCTGGAAGTGGCGTTTTTGTGCGGGATTATGGCGGCAGAGCTGGGCATTAACGTGAAGCAGGCCAAAAGGGCGGGTCTGCTCCATGATATAGGGAAGGCCGTCGACCACGAGATTGAAGGATCCCATGCCGTTATTGGCGCCGATCTGGCTCGTAAGTACGGAGAATCTCCCAAGATTGTTCATGCGATAGCGGCCCACCACGAAGATGAAAAACCTGAAACCATTCTGGCCGTTCTGGTGCAGGCGGCTGACGCCCTTTCCGGGGCCCGCCCCGGTGCGCGGCGGGAGATGCTGGAAACCTACGTCAAGCGCCTGGCGGATCTTGAGCGCATCGGCACCTCTTTTCAAGGGGTTACCAGCTGCTACGCCATCCAGGCCGGCCGCGAGATTCGTGTTATGGTCTCCAGCGAAGAGGTCTCGGACGCCCAGTCTTACGTGGTGGCCCGGGATATTGCCCGCAAGATTGAGGCGGAGATGACCTATCCCGGGCAGATCAAGGTCAATGTTATCCGTGAAACCCGGGCAACGGAATACGCCAAGTAA